Proteins encoded together in one Gouania willdenowi unplaced genomic scaffold, fGouWil2.1 scaffold_85_arrow_ctg1, whole genome shotgun sequence window:
- the LOC114460976 gene encoding major histocompatibility complex class I-related gene protein-like encodes MQISCWFCSLLCLSLQSVPGTSVLHTLRYFYTASSDVPNFPEFVSVGYVDDVQINHYDSNTRRDVPKQDWMKDITDEQYWERSTGKRINHQQAFKVNIEIVKQRFNQTGGVHIVQVMYGCEWDDETGDVDGYEQHGYDGEDFISLNLKEQIWIAPNQQAFITKLKWDNNKAWMSNRKHYYTEECPEWLKKYVNAGRSSLMRTDLPSIQLLQRTPSSPVTCHATGFYPRYAVMFWRKDQEEVLEGVDHGEMLPNHDGSFQMSVDLNISLIRAEDWSRYDCVFQIKGVEEDLTVTLDKSVILSNWRKSDGGVVAGAVVGGLLLLLLLLGAVSGFFLWRKRSGGFKRANTSDTSSSSAGESEMKTVTSEEQRGMITAPSS; translated from the exons ATGCAGATTTCCTGTTGGTTTTGTTCACTTCTCTGCCTGAGTCTACAGTCTGTTCCTGGAACTTCAG TGCTGCACACTCTGAGATATTTCTACACAGCTTCATCTGACGTACCAAACTTCCCAGAGTTTGTGTCTGTTGGTTATGTTGATGATGTTCAGATTAATCACTATGACAGTAACACCAGGAGAGACGTTCCTAAACAAGACTGGATGAAAGACATAACAGATGAACAGTACTGGGAGAGAAGCACTGGTAAAAGAATAAATCATCAGCAGGCGTTCAAAGTCAACATTGAAATCGTAAAGCAGCGTTTCAACCAAACTGGAG GTGTTCACATTGTCCAGGTTATGTACGGCTGTGAATGGGACGATGAGACTGGAGATGTTGATGGTTATGAACAACATGGTTATGATGGAGAAGACTTCATCAGTCTGAATCTGAAGGAACAGATATGGATTGCCCCCAACCAACAGGCTTTCATCACTAAACTCAAGTGGGACAATAACAAAGCGTGGATGTCAAACCGTAAACACTACTATACTGAGGAATGTCCTGAGTGGTTGAAGAAGTACGTGAACGCTGGGCGGAGCTCCCTGATGAGAACAG ATCTTCCCTCCATCCAGCTCCTCCAGAGGACTCCCTCCTCTCCAGTCACCTGCCACGCTACAGGTTTCTACCCCCGCTATGCTGTGATGTTCTGGAGGAAAGACCAGGAGGAGGTGTTGGAGGGCGTGGACCACGGAGAGATGCTCCCCAACCATGATGGGAGCTTCCAGATGAGCGTTGACCTGAACATTTCTCTGATCAGAGCTGAAGACTGGAGCAGGTACGACTGTGTGTTCCAGATTAAAGGTGTGGAGGAAGATCTCACAGTCACTCTGGACAAAAGTGTGATTTTAAGCAACTGGAGAAAGTCTGATGGAG gtgttgtTGCTGGTGCTGTTGTTGgaggtcttcttcttcttcttcttctgctgggGGCCGTCTCTGGATTCTTCCTGTGGAGGAAACGCTCTGGAG gGTTCAAACGTGCCAACA CCTCTGACACGTCGTCTTCCTCAGCTGGAGAGTCAGAGATGAAAACTGTGA cCAGTGAGGAGCAGAGAGGGATGATAACAGCACCCAGCTCCTGA